One window from the genome of Eucalyptus grandis isolate ANBG69807.140 chromosome 7, ASM1654582v1, whole genome shotgun sequence encodes:
- the LOC104443040 gene encoding probable LRR receptor-like serine/threonine-protein kinase At3g47570, giving the protein MFTGEIPPPIGNITLLTVLDLSSNIFQGYIPQSLGNCKQLILLYLSNNNLIGSVPIEIMGLSSLSIVLDLANNNLSGSLPLQVGSLKNLGELDLSYNRFTGLIPVSITECLVLERLHLEANSFHGQIPEALRPLRGLQELDLSNNNFSGPIPSFLAGLFLLKYLNLSFNQLEGQVPEGGVFLNASSVSIYGNTELCGGVPSLKLPLCKSSRSKKSSSTTAKVIYVVAGSLLCLALLLLCLSIFYSKKKQTTTNASTSLSFGNQFLRISYEELLRATNKFSETNLIGKGRYGTVYKGILDGGATVATKVLNLMQRGASRSFISECQTLGTIRHRNLMKILSVCSSVDFCGNDFKALIYEFMANESLEEWLHPGTIGRDEECGESRNLRLVQRLNIAIDIATAIEYLHKGCYPAIIHGDLKPSNVLLDNDMMARVGDFGLAKIISTVSTEAIGVQDQGSSTSIAVRGSISYVPPEYGMGHKVSTLGDAYSYGILLLEMFTGKRPTEENFGHHLNLHNFVRMALPDRAMDIVDLRLWNEAGDRQQEMKIRDCIISVFEVGVACSMESPPERMGMTEAIRKLHLIKAEQQKKLLGRTTAGLWAESWTSNGLKTDWMGCGFTGLHLIELNGDAGSRETKQKKRKQAGVVGSCFSGGGVSLRWNCRLWSSKEWQQLSSWQLDKKTRWRQLGGICNSRELKEN; this is encoded by the exons ATGTTTACTGGAGAGATACCGCCTCCGATTGGTAACATTACGCTGTTAACTGTCCTTGACCTTTCCTCCAACATTTTCCAAGGCTACATTCCGCAGAGTCTCGGCAACTGCAAGCAACTAATTTTGCTTTATCTTTCGAACAATAACCTAATTGGCTCAGTTCCTATCGAAATCATGGGTCTTTCTTCCTTATCGATCGTCCTTGATTtagcaaataataatttaagtgGATCTCTTCCATTGCAAGTTGGATCTTTAAAGAATCTTGGCGAATTAGATCTATCTTACAACAGATTCACCGGCTTAATTCCAGTGTCCATCACCGAGTGCTTGGTGTTGGAACGACTTCACTTAGAAGCTAATTCTTTTCATGGTCAAATCCCTGAAGCTTTACGTCCATTACGGGGTCTACAAGAGCTGGACCtttccaataataatttttctggtCCAATCCCGAGCTTCCTCGCAGGGCTCTTCCTACTGAAGTACTTGAATTTGTCCTTTAATCAACTAGAAGGACAAGTTCCAGAGGGTGGAGTTTTTCTTAATGCCAGTTCTGTATCGATTTATGGAAATACGGAACTCTGTGGAGGTGTTCCCAGTTTGAAGCTTCCTCTTTGCAAATCATCACGCTCTAAGAAGTCTTCTTCAACCACAGCGAAAGTAATATATGTGGTAGCTGGCAGTTTGTTATGTTTAGCTTTGCTGCTCCTATGTTTGTCTATCTTTTATAGCAAAAAGAAGCAAACGACAACCAATGCCTCCACTTCATTATCTTTCGGGAACCAATTCTTGAGGATTTCTTATGAAGAACTCTTGAGAGCGACTAACAAATTCTCCGAGACCAATTTGATTGGTAAAGGGAGATATGGCACGGTTTATAAGGGGATTCTTGATGGAGGTGCCACGGTGGCGACGAAGGTGCTCAATCTAATGCAAAGAGGTGCTTCAAGGAGCTTTATCTCCGAATGTCAAACTCTAGGAACCATTAGACACCGAAACCTCATGAAGATACTAAGTGTCTGTTCGAGCGTGGACTTTTGTGGCAATGACTTCAAAGCTCTCATATATGAGTTCATGGCTAATGAGAGCTTGGAGGAGTGGCTGCACCCTGGAACTATAGGACGAGATGAGGAGTGTGGCGAATCGAGAAATTTGAGACTAGTGCAAAGATTAAACATCGCCATTGACATAGCTACCGCAATCGAGTATCTCCACAAGGGTTGCTATCCAGCCATCATCCATGGAGATCTGAAGCCGAGTAATGTGCTTTTGGACAACGACATGATGGCTCGAGTTGGAGATTTCGGGCTTGCAAAGATCATTTCAACGGTGTCTACCGAAGCCATAGGAGTTCAAGACCAGGGTAGTTCAACTTCAATTGCAGTAAGAGGATCCATCAGCTATGTGCCTCCTG AGTATGGCATGGGACACAAGGTTTCCACACTTGGGGATGCATATAGTTACGGCATTCTATTATTGGAGATGTTCACAGGAAAAAGACCCACTGAAGAGAACTTTGGGCACCATCTTAACCTCCACAACTTTGTCCGAATGGCTCTTCCGGATCGAGCAATGGACATTGTAGACTTAAGGCTTTGGAATGAAGCTGGTGATCGACAACAAGAGATGAAAATCAGAGATTGCATTATCTCTGTATTCGAAGTTGGAGTCGCATGTTCGATGGAATCACCACCGGAACGGATGGGCATGACTGAGGCAATAAGGAAATTACACTTGATCAAG GCCGAGCAACAAAAGAAATTGCTGGGCCGAACTACTGCTGGCTTGTGGGCTGAATCGTGGACTTCAAATGGGCTGAAGACAGACTGGATGGGCTGCGGCTTTACTGGGCTTCACTTGATTGAACTAAACGGCGATGCTGGCAGTAGGGAAACGAAGCAGAAAAAGAGGAAGCAGGCTGGTGTCGTTGGCAGCTGCTTCAGCGGTGGTGGCGTGAGTCTTCGGTGGAATTGTAGGCTTTGGTCTTCGAAGGAATGGCAGCAGCTGTCTTCTTGGCAGCTTGATAAGAAGACCCGGTGGAGGCAGCTCGGTGGGATTTGCAATTCGCGTGAGCTGAAagaaaattga